CTACCATTTAACATTAGTGTCTTCATTTACTAGGTATTAGTCTTGAGAAACCATGGTGTGGTAGCGCTAGGAGAGACACTGGAAGAAGCATTCCACTATATTTTCAATGTGCAACTGGCCTGTGAAACACAGGTGAGAGAGAATTTATCTGTATTTAATTTCAAACATTTATGCTGCTGAGTTATAGATTACATCCCAGATGGGAAAATCTctaatattacaaaatatttgggGTTGTGGAATCCAGTAATCATATGCCAGGTCCAAGTCAGAGAAATTGGAATAATCAGGAAACACAGGAAGAACAGCACAAATACTGTATCACTCTTCCTAGAACGAGTATTGGTGTTGTTACACTCTGAAGGGTACAAGTTTTGTACTATGCTGTGGAGAGTGAGCTTCATGCAGGGGATCTGTCAGATCATAGATTCGGTGGTACTCTCTGCATGTGGAAGTGTGACTTAAGATCTTTCAACATCCAGCTCGTTTATCAAAGCTGAATGTTGTGACAAGGAAAGAAACTTCTCCCTATGATCACAGAGATTtgtaaaaccaaataaacaaaaggtCTTTGAAGCAATGGTAGAGGGTGgcgtatttaaaaataacatgagtCCCAAAATCAGTTGTTTCCGTTTTGTCTAACTTTAACTACCTAGTTAGGTGTCTAGGTATTATCTATAACCTGTGGAGAGAGACCACTGAAAGTGTCCTCACCTTCCATAGCTCTTAAGCCCATCCCCAGAAACTTCCTCACTTTGCTTTTACTTGTTCTCCAGTGATCCCAAGTAGGTGTTTGGAGGTGCAAATGGCAGTCTCCcactccctccctttcctcccttgcCCTGCCATTCATTTTGAATTCGATTGctcatttgttttgaaacaaatataaaaatgaaaaatttttagTCTTGTGATGCAGAAAGACCTTTTTAAGGTACTCTGAAAGCTAGTGTTTTGAGTCTACTCCTTTTAAAGTGCAATTATTAGCAGataggccgcacctcgaatactgtgttcagttttgggcccctcactacaagaaggacatggaggtgctggagcgtgtccagagaagggcaacgaagctgatgaagggcctggagcacaagccttatgaggagcggctgagggaactggggttgtttagtctggagaagaggaggctgaggggagacctcatcgcgctctacaactacctgaagggaggttgtagcgaggtgggtgttggtctcttctcccaagcaactagcgataggacgagaggaaacggcctcaagttgcgccaagggaggtttagattggacgttaggaaaaatttctttactgaaagagtggtcaagccttggaacaggctgcccagggaagtggttgagtccccatccctggaggtatttaaaagacgtgtagatgaggcgcttagggacatggtgtagtgggtatggtggtgttgggttgatggttggactcgatgatcttggaggtcttttccaaccttaatgattctatgagtctatgattctatattatcATCCTTTCCATAAGAATCACTTgctatatattttaatacatttttgcacAGCAGAAAAGTAGCCTGAGAAATAACTGCAGCATGTGTTTAAGTATGTTTCTCCTGTGAATTCAGAAAAGCATAGAATCCAGAAGCTTTTCCACAAATATAATACACTTATTGACGTCTCTAGGTTCATGCATTAGCTGGAGCCGGTGGGATAGACAATCTTCTACTACTGGATCTGCAGAAGTTCAAGCCTTCCACACACGCTGTGGCAGCAACTGGAGGAGGTGGAGTTAATATGGCTTCGCAACAAAAATGGAAAGTTGGAGAGCAAGAATTTGAAGCGCTCATGCGCATGCTGGACAACCTGGTGAGAGCACGTTGATGGCATTGTCCATATAGTCTCTGTGAGATTTTGAGTGTAAGATTAGCTTCTGTAaagtaaatgatttttttctggtttctttgtGAGATTGAAAATGAAGATGGAGTAACTTTATTGTCTACAAAATCTCCTCTGCTTGATTTAGTTTTTATTATGTCATTGTAGCTGACAGTAGTATTCTGTCTTGATAAGAATTTATAATGTTTTGAACTTAAATTTTGTCCAACCCGTCTCACAAACGTATTTGCTCTTCATAGTAGCTTaatagtaaaaatatattttaatcacCACCTAGTAAATAGACATAGCAGATTCCCTCTGTATTTGTTATTAACTCTAATATTAGGAAATAAgataatttattatttgtttgaaATGTCCGTTTCACTGCAGTATGAATTCTGGAACAGCCTTTAATACAAATAGAGTGAGGAATGGGGGAGTGTCATGAACTAGGATGTGCCGTTGTGCAAGACAAATCAACGTGCTCATGAAAGCTACCTAGGTCATAACCCGAGCAGGGGGTCATTTGGTGGTCACGTGTTCACGAAGGTGGGAGGAAGGTGAAGTGTGAGTGGGGTCCTGTCCAACTGCTActgtactgtattttaaatgggCCTCTTGAATGTTAATAATGTGAATGAATGGTGGACAACACTAGCCCGTTCTCTGAAGAGCTCAGTGGACCTGTTTAATGCATATAGGGCAGCACAAAACTTCTATGACTACTTTGGAtacctttttctgattttttttttttattatttttattttttttaaacttttttctttttttttcctcctccatagGGATACAGAACTGGCTATGCATATAGGCAACCATTAGTCAGAGAAAAACCCAGACATAAGAGTGACGTTGAGATTCCAGCCACTGTGACTGCCTTTTCCTTTGAAGATGATACAATCCCGCTTTCCCCCCTGAAATTCCTGGCacagaggcaacagagagaaaagACAAGATGGCTGAACTCTCCAAACACATACTTGAAAGTTAATGTGCCTGAGGAGTCCTGGAACGGGGAAACCAGTCCCAGGACTAAGATCACGGTAGGCAGATATTTTAGGCAGTCACTTAGTTTTTGCACTACTTGAGAGAAAGTAAATCACACACAGTTTATATGAGGAAATCTTTAAGAAGTTTAGCAAATAAATTtatcaagcaaataaaaacaagctTTGGGGAGACTTAATGACATTAGTACTAAGGGCCCCCTCTGTTTGGGGAAGCGGGGTTTAACTATTTGGAAGAGTAACAGTTTATGACAAAATTTAAcaatgttttcccttttgttgCTCTTTCTTCTAATTCCTGAagtagaaaacagtttttctacCATATCTTTTTGTGCTATTAATTACCCAGCAATCATAATAAGGTTTTAAATCACCCATGGGTTGTGTTCTTTTCTACACGAGGGAGACACAAGCTCTAATTCATCTCTAACTGCCCCTTTCCTGTTTGTGAGCCTGCTGAAAACAGACTTCAAAGGGTCTGTTTATGCTACTACTTTTAATGATGATCAagatttttcctcctccttcagctcaccGAGATGCTTCCACTGTGTTTCCAGCTTGGAGGGAGGTGGCTGTCTTGTGACTGCGAAGGATGTTATTTGCTATCAGTTGCGTAGTACAACTGTAAAAGCATCAGCTCCTCCTGCTGGCAGGCTAGCGAGTTTCTGAACTTAAGCTTGGGAGAAACACCCTTAGCAACTGATTTAACACCCtgcttacaaaggaaaaaaaactacagTCAAAATATGTGGTTTGCAGAGGTGGAAGTTGATTGCATGAACAAGGGCTCTGGAACTGGTGGATCTATGTGCCAGTTACTAGGAAGCATGATCCTTTCTAAATACTTCATTAATACTGCATTTTTCAGGGATGTATTTCAGTGTTTACAAAAAGTCATGTCGATGATACGTGTTCAAGGCAACTTAAATCCTCTTGGGCAAACACACAGACTTGTAAGGAGTTGGGATTATTTTGTGGGTGTCATGTGGAATTGAGAATAGTCAGAAAGTCCTTTCTTTATATCTCTTTTTTAACAGTAAGACAACACTGAGAATTGTTATTCGGCATCATGCTGGggtttttagcttctttttttttgttgtttctgtttttgttttttttttttttgtttgtttgtttgtttaagtggATGAAAGCTGATGACTCCTCCAAGACTAGTGGAGGGACGCCAATCAAAATTGAAGATCCAAACCAATTTGTTCCTCTAAACACAAACCCAAGTGAAGtgttggaaaagagaaataaggTAAAAGAAgtgtaatgaaatgaaaattgtaACATTTCCAAATAAAGTTATATGTTCAAGTAATGATTCAACACAGcagtaaaataacattttcaaatgttctGATTTTACTAAGAACTTTCTTACGTTGGTGTGATTTTTGGCACTAAAAagcatgtatttaaatgtataatATACATGAAGTCTGTAGATACGTATGCAATATGTATATAAATTTTGAATGCAATAGTTTGATGAAGGGTGAGTATTAACTCTGGAAATAATAGATTGGAAATGGTAGTACCTGCTATTTAGCACTATATTTAGTGGATAATTAGGTGTCAACATGAACCAAATTGCTGTGAGTCATCTACAGCATGATTAAACCTCAGACTGTAATCTCACTCTGTTCTGTATTAATTCTCCTAGCACTTATTAAGCTGGAGTTTCCATGGTCCAGTCCACTTCCTacggcaggaaaaaaagaaaatgagagattaTTGCTGGACCTCTCTGTAAACACAAATATCTTACTGTTTTTCCCTTCCAGCATGTAAGATGCTGACTGTCAAACTGACATAATACTCCACCCTAGGCATAACTATATTAACAGATATTCAGGACACTTTCCATttgattatgtatttttttctttcttggaaagCACCGTATCAGTATCCGTGGGGACTGAACTGGAGTCAGAAGGAGCAACTCCCTTCCTTAGGACTGGAAAGGCACACTCTAATCATCTAGAGATTAATGATACAAGTCCCAGACAATGATTTTTAAATTCATGCATGTCACTGTCTCATTAGATAGTTTATTCCTATTTTTctgctatagatttttttttatatgatctgtatgtgtatttatatCTGATCTGTCAGTCTCTTAAGCACTGACAATGTGAAGCTAGGACTGTTGGTTTGGGGAAAATAGTGAGctattcacagaaagaaaaactttaccAACCTTTGTGACGGTAGAGATCACTCCAATAGCTTAACATAGGTCATTTATGGGATGGAGAGGACAGATTCAGATATTGGAGCTTATTTCTAAATACTGGCTTGCGTGAAGTGTGGGAGCTAGGACTAGGGTGTACTAGCGTGTTTGGGTGTACTTGAAGGACTAAAAAACATGCAGTGCATCTAGAGGTGGAAGGAGAGATCTTAATTTTTAGGTGCAGCAGCCATTCACTGCTGCTTGTGTTACTGGCTTTGCAAAGCCGGTGACACAGGATTTGGTAAAGAGAAATATCTGTTTCTAACccagtttattttctctgcataGATAAGGGAGCAAAACCGATATGACCTAAAGACAGCCGGACCACAGTCTCAGCTGCTCGCTGGGATTGTTGTGGATAAAAAGCCAAGTCCAGTGAGTAGGACATAATTAATTGATTTACAAATATTTGggttatttggctgcctgtctTTCAAACATCAGTTTGggccattttctttctaaatgcttTGTTAGAACTGCTTATTTTAATGCCAAATTCTGGATGTgcgatacattttatacatgttTCATTTCAGAGGTTTAAAATGTTAGTTTCAAATGGAGATATGAATGGTAAGTTTGCctgccattaaaattaatgaagtaGGACCCCTGTCTAAGACCATTTAAGCTAGAGTGATGAACTTTGCAATGCATGGTgccaaaaataatcttttcatcaGTCTGTGGAACCGCTGCTAAAGGAACTGATTGAGGCCCAGAAATAACTGAGTTTAAAAGGTGGGATGGGACCGTGTAGAAGGCAGCTTTCATTAGAAACAGGCTTCTtattgggagggagggagggtttCCAGTTTCTTACCTGCCCACACTAATCTTTTCTTGAATAGAATATACTTACTTCCAAACAGTACAGATATCCCTAATAAGGTTATATAACAAACTGTGATGAATTGTCATTGGAAATCTATAGTTCTAAAAGTTTCCAACCATCCATGGGTTAGTACATCTATTTCCTCATTTTGGTTTCCAATATTCTTTGGAGTTAACACTGAGTTTGCTTATTTATTTCAGGCAAAAGGAATATTTTCCAAATGAGTTTTCTTTCAACatgagaataattttaattttgtcattGTAAGATTCATCTCAGAAGATCTCTTCCAGCTAGATTCCTAAACTGGAGCATGAGCACAGTCACTTTCCTACGAAAACGTTCCTAGAACTTGGGGCGTTTGCAGAAAATATGGGAAACCTTATTTTTGAATCCCTGTTGGTAAAAGACTTTCACTTTCCTGAACTGTAAGCTGTTAAGGCAGGTCTCTACTCTGAAGCTATCCCctttgatacaaaaaaaaaacctcaaataatGATTGTGCTGCTGCAAAAGGATGGTGATTTACATCTCAGTAGTCAGCGTTCATTACTATGCGAATGCCTATTAAATGGGGTAATTTTCATCTGGATgcatctgtgtttttcttctgtattcgCTGCCAATCTGGCGTCACCAAACTTTGTGCAAAAAAGAGACATTAACCATAtacatcttgcttgcttgcttctgtttttaactgTTGTggttttctcttctccagccaaTGCAATTTGAAGATGATGAGCatgcaccaccagcaccacccaACCCGTTCAGCCATCTTACAGAAAAGGAACTGGAAGAGTACAAGAAAACAATTGAGCGCAAGCAGCAAGGGTTGGAAGGTCAGTGGTGCGTTTTTAAATGTTGGGgtttacattttaataatgaGTTCATTTTTAGTTTGAAAATATCTACTGTAAAAACTgtatacattttaattattaGCATATGCTGTTGGCAACTACTTTAGAACTAATCATTCCTTGAGACGGTAgaattttttgttaatttttttttttttttactttggttagtgctaaaattaaagcaatgaaaGGTTTGCACAGAAATGGGGTTGACAAAAAACACACTTTAACATAATGACTTTTTTtgtcagaatcatagaataacttaGGTTGGAAGAGCCCATGAAGGTCATCTTAGTTCAACCTCCTCAAAGCTGATATCAAAGTTAGATCAAGTTGCTTAGGTCTGTGCCCAGCTGAGCAAAAGTTTGCTGAGATGTTTGGTCTTGgcttctttaatttttcttctattctccCAATGTGCAAGACTTGTCTACTTCCACTTTTTACATCATCTTTCAATACTACTATTCCATAGGGAATTACTAAttcaggattgattttttttttttaacaataacacTTACTATGCATTCTTTTTGACTAATAttgtgtaataaaataattttgctacaTTCAGGGCATAGTATAATAGCTTACTATAACAGCAAATTGTGTGACTTACGGCTAGATAAAACCATGGGACACGCTATTTGGAATGCAACCCTGCCACCCTTTTTAATGCTTTCTATTAAAGAACTAATATATAATGATTGTTAGCCGATAAAACATGTAAATCCATAATTCTATACAGTTTAAACTGTGTATTCTAACTTCTTGATGTTGTCAGCATGAGCAACGCAATGCTAGCAGAGCTGTAAATCTTGTAGCACTAGCACTGACATTCTTGcttgatttttacttttgcatGGCTACTAATTCAAATCTTGTCCTGCAGATGCTGAACAGGAATTATTCTCAGATGACGGTTCATCTGTGTCACAAATTCAGTCACAAACTCAATCCCCGCAAAATGTCCCAGAAAAATTAGAAGGTATTCCATGCAATTTCTGTACAACGCCAGTGGCTCTGATAACCTGAGTCATCCACTCCTCTGCTGCGTTTTTACACTTGCCTGAAGTCAACTGAGCCAAAAAGAGTCCTTTTACCAAGTCTGGGTGGGATTCTGTCCAGACAACtgtttttcccaattttttcaAATACGTAGTTCTCATAAAACATTGCAGGGCATACTGAAACTTAGATATTAATAAGGTGGAGGAAATagatattatatttttattttactgaaagtgTTAAGATTAGTTTTTGTTGCCTAAGACTTTTCCAGCAGACTCTAAGAAGGCATTTTGAAAGGCTAGCTCTCCAAAGATTTCCATATGGAATGGCTGCATTTTCATAAATTAGTCTCTTGCAGTAAAGAGTAATTCTGAGTGTGCTTGAGACTGTATACGTATTGGCTGTGTAGACTGTATTTGTGTATACTGTATACAGCTTGAGCTGTATATATACCTGGCAGAGATAGGATTGGctttttcagcctgttttcctTTAATGACATTTTCACAGTATGGTCTGCTTACAACAAGTAAGAATGTAGATAAAGGGGGGGTGGAAACGTATCTAAGCACTTCGGGTTTCATTCTTTGGATCATAGTCCAGTCTCACAGACTTTGTTTCAATACTGGTTTTTTGCATGATATAGTGTAcataaataattgcaaaattGTTCTTTCAGAAAACCATGAAGATCTCTATACCCAGAATGCTAACCTAATATCTGTGGAGTTGCCAGTTGTGGTGGTGAACGGCAAGGAAGATGCACATGACGTGGAAGAAGATCTCACCAAGAGGGTCAGTCAGTTAACCACTAGTACTGTGGAGAGCGTAGAGATTACAATTAAAAGCTCTGAAAAGATAGAAGAGACCCTGTCCCCTGAAGGGTCACCTTCCAAATCCCCatcaaagaagaagaagaagttcCGCACCCcatcttttctgaaaaagagtaaaaagaaggagaaagtaGAAGCATAAGTGCAGTTCTGCTGTGAGGAGACAttgcacatttaaaatgtttaagttgACCATTAACAGCGTAGTGTTAGGGGTGTGCAGTAACTGGACTTTTAACCTAAACAAAAAGGAACTGGAAgaggttttgctttaaaaaaaccaaccaaacaaaaaaaaaaaaaaacaacacaaaaaaccctttcatgttaattgaaaattaattcaCCTCTCACTTAACTCTGTCCAAAATTGCTGTGAGGGTTGGAAACATTCATTAGTTTCATGTAAAACTACATGGCAGGTGCTCCATTACCGTCATAGCAAGATCGAATACCATCACAGTATGCAGCAGCAAGTTCTGCTTGGAGTATTTTGCAGACCTTAAACTTTTCAGTACAGTTAAAGTCTTTATTAAAGTTACTGTTGAGTGATCATACGACTTTTTAAAACTGCTGTCTCATTTGGCAACCAGATCATACATTTTTGTATTGTGATTTTGACCATATATTTTATGTTTCTGTACCCCTGTTTGAGTGGGTGCATATTAACAACACACCTTAAATCTTTTTTAAGATTAGATCATATAGAAATATTATACACTGGCACATAATATTAGGGGAAAAACTGTGTAAGAGAAAGTTTATTTGGAATTATACAAAATGTTTAAAGAATTCCATTcttcaacaacttttttgccaaatatttcattttagtgaaatataatttttgaagacttctttttttattctatcagttgggggggggaaaaacccttaTTTTTCAAGAAGGGGGATTTTATACACTTAACATTGATAATTTAGTTTAActggcaaaacaaaaagaagatttTATATGTTCAAATGTTTGTATACCATTCAGTATAAAGGTATTATAAGCATGTGAACCAAGCATTTAATAGTAGAGCGTATTTAAGAATGCTTGGTTTAGAGTATACTTAAATATAATTCAGGAATCCAGGGACTTAGAAATCAAAAGGTAAAAGCATATAAAATTGAACTGGATTCATGTTTAAAAAttacttgtggttttttttttctctcatggtATTGCtaatgaatgaagaaaaataatctcttaaCATAACCAaatgaaggaaacaaaactgTTAAAAGGGAAAGTGAAATAGTAAGAAAATAGGAGGAGACAAAGAAAGTAAAAGTctggtgattattttttttaaatatatgatatGGATTGTgggatatttttattaaatcagcAAAGTGACATTTCCATATtagatgttttaaataatttgtatgGATTCATACAGAGTGCgacactttggtttttttcttcactttcatttGAATTGTAAAAGGGTCTCATGAATCTGTGTTGTCCTTTGGATGAACCCAGAGCAAATCAGAGCCTAGTGCCACGGGTAAGGGTGGTACTGCCACTTACTCATTTTTACTGATATTGTCATTTTAGTACTTTTACTGTATTGTAAATACAAACTAAACATAGAAATTAACATAGGGTTTTCTTCGCTGTGTCAAATTGTCTGTAAATCAGTCATCGCAATAGGAAGTACATTTTAAAGATCCATGTGATTCCCAAATTGCCAGTTGAAATATTATACAATATATAATTGTTAAATATGGCTGGAGAGTGGTTTGGCATGCAAAAATGTTGATTATAGCATGTTTGGGGGCTGGTTAGCTTTGACCGTGTAAGTGTGATAACGCAATGTTGGAATGGATCCTGGAAACAATTTTCTAGCTATCACTAAATACTGGAATCAGTGTTTTTAATCATAGTGGAAACTTTCAGTTGCTTACTTTGTTTTTTATGTTCTACATTATTTGTGTTGTATTACAACATATGTAGAAACAGTAACCTGTGAACTACGCTTTtcataacttttttaaaaatatatctaaatgAATGCAatgtgcataaatattttttaaaatgcaaccgTGAACTATTTGCACCTTTTGCTAATGCCTCTATTTACTTGCTTTGGCATAAAGAATGAGCCAGCCAACTCTTGTGTCCTGTGgaaaatatataaatgttatCTGAAATTGCTCATAGATGTAATGCTAATTAATGTTAAATCacaaataaacagtattttaaatagatGGATTTCGTATAGCATCCTTTTGTTTATACAGTGCTCTTACATCTCTCGCTTGTAGAAAAGATGTTTTGATTATGCACATAACTTCTCAAGAATTTATTCTGAAGATGGCTTTtaatggggaagggaaagggaaggctTTTAATGCAAAGTTATTGGAAGACATCTGTATCATGCCCTGCCAGCATATGATATACCTCAGAGTCTCTGAGCCTGCAGAAGTTGCAGTGTTATGTTTTTATAGCTATATCAACTCTGTGAGATGTCTTTAAGGACTTcaacaaatgtttattttcattgtcCTTCCACAAATcatccttttgtttctgtttacaaGAACGTCAAAATCCAGCCCTCCAAGTCCAGTGACAGTTTCATGAACTCAGTCCCTGTGTGGGAGGATAATTTTGgttcagcattttaaataaatctcAACCCAGATTCAAGTAATTTTCTTGCTGTCGTTTGTCTCCAGGAGCATCTAGTCTGCTTAGTGCAGCACTAACATGAAAGTAGACAGTGTATCAACACGGAGGAGCTTACGCTGTAAGGCTAAGTGCATCtatagttttcttctttgaacTCTTTTTATTCCCAAGGGTCTACGAACCACAGTAGACCCTTCATTTTCACTTAAATCCTACTCTTGCACAGTTACAAGAAGGATCTGAAATTCTGCAAGCCAAAGCGTGGAAATAAAGTAGATGTTCATCTAGGCATAACATACGTTAAGGCTTAAATCTTGGGAAGACGGAGCCCTTGGAAAGACAAGCTTCAAAACGGATCACTCACACAATAGGAAATAGTTACTACTATTAGGATGCTTAACCCAAGAAAGAGCaatacagagaagcagcagtgtATGCTATGAGGAATTACATGCAAGCTACCACCTAAGACCCTTATGAAGGAAAACAATGGATTTTTAAAGTTGTGCATCTTTCTTACTCCACTTTTGTCTATGTATGGCAATAGTGAAATCTGTATCATGATCCGGGTGATCACCCGCTGACTTCTTTTACAGACTCTCACCTGTTCTGGAGATGAGTGTTACATAGCAAAACAGATTTTGCTTGATTTGCAAAAATTGCAGAATGATGTATACTTTAGATGAGGCTTTAGATGCTGCAAGAAGACTGGATAATGTCATGGTGAAGGCTGTAATAGGCGATTTTGACCAATATTTTCCTGCCTTGCCAGTTGAGTTATTATACGCTGTAGAGCATGTAGCataaattgctgttttctttgatGCTCAGTAGTTGAGgattttctattttctggatGTCCAGTTTGCAAAACTACTGAGTTTTCACTGTTTCAGCCTGTGgaaacttctcaaatacgatgtaCTGCTAAGTAGCCAaggacagggag
Above is a genomic segment from Calonectris borealis chromosome 7, bCalBor7.hap1.2, whole genome shotgun sequence containing:
- the ADD3 gene encoding gamma-adducin isoform X1; amino-acid sequence: MSTDASQVVITTPPPATMPHKERYFDRINENDPEYIRERNMSPDLRQDFNMMEQRKRVTQILQSPAFREDLECLIQEQMKKGNNPTGLLALQQIAEYITASSFAGFSSSSLSHGMITPINDLPGLDTSSFVKGEKLTRCKLASLYRLADLFGWAHLPNAYITVRVSKEHDHILIIPRGLSFSEASASNLVKVNILGDVVDQGSTTLSIDNAGFSPHVAIYSTRPDVRCVIHIHTPATAAVSSMKCGILPISQEALILGDVAYYNYQGSLDEQEERIQLQKVLGPSCKVLVLRNHGVVALGETLEEAFHYIFNVQLACETQVHALAGAGGIDNLLLLDLQKFKPSTHAVAATGGGGVNMASQQKWKVGEQEFEALMRMLDNLGYRTGYAYRQPLVREKPRHKSDVEIPATVTAFSFEDDTIPLSPLKFLAQRQQREKTRWLNSPNTYLKVNVPEESWNGETSPRTKITWMKADDSSKTSGGTPIKIEDPNQFVPLNTNPSEVLEKRNKIREQNRYDLKTAGPQSQLLAGIVVDKKPSPPMQFEDDEHAPPAPPNPFSHLTEKELEEYKKTIERKQQGLEDAEQELFSDDGSSVSQIQSQTQSPQNVPEKLEENHEDLYTQNANLISVELPVVVVNGKEDAHDVEEDLTKRVSQLTTSTVESVEITIKSSEKIEETLSPEGSPSKSPSKKKKKFRTPSFLKKSKKKEKVEA
- the ADD3 gene encoding gamma-adducin isoform X2 — encoded protein: MSTDASQVVITTPPPATMPHKERYFDRINENDPEYIRERNMSPDLRQDFNMMEQRKRVTQILQSPAFREDLECLIQEQMKKGNNPTGLLALQQIAEYITASSFAGFSSSSLSHGMITPINDLPGLDTSSFVKGEKLTRCKLASLYRLADLFGWAHLPNAYITVRVSKEHDHILIIPRGLSFSEASASNLVKVNILGDVVDQGSTTLSIDNAGFSPHVAIYSTRPDVRCVIHIHTPATAAVSSMKCGILPISQEALILGDVAYYNYQGSLDEQEERIQLQKVLGPSCKVLVLRNHGVVALGETLEEAFHYIFNVQLACETQVHALAGAGGIDNLLLLDLQKFKPSTHAVAATGGGGVNMASQQKWKVGEQEFEALMRMLDNLGYRTGYAYRQPLVREKPRHKSDVEIPATVTAFSFEDDTIPLSPLKFLAQRQQREKTRWLNSPNTYLKVNVPEESWNGETSPRTKITWMKADDSSKTSGGTPIKIEDPNQFVPLNTNPSEVLEKRNKIREQNRYDLKTAGPQSQLLAGIVVDKKPSPPMQFEDDEHAPPAPPNPFSHLTEKELEEYKKTIERKQQGLEENHEDLYTQNANLISVELPVVVVNGKEDAHDVEEDLTKRVSQLTTSTVESVEITIKSSEKIEETLSPEGSPSKSPSKKKKKFRTPSFLKKSKKKEKVEA
- the ADD3 gene encoding gamma-adducin isoform X3 encodes the protein MKKGNNPTGLLALQQIAEYITASSFAGFSSSSLSHGMITPINDLPGLDTSSFVKGEKLTRCKLASLYRLADLFGWAHLPNAYITVRVSKEHDHILIIPRGLSFSEASASNLVKVNILGDVVDQGSTTLSIDNAGFSPHVAIYSTRPDVRCVIHIHTPATAAVSSMKCGILPISQEALILGDVAYYNYQGSLDEQEERIQLQKVLGPSCKVLVLRNHGVVALGETLEEAFHYIFNVQLACETQVHALAGAGGIDNLLLLDLQKFKPSTHAVAATGGGGVNMASQQKWKVGEQEFEALMRMLDNLGYRTGYAYRQPLVREKPRHKSDVEIPATVTAFSFEDDTIPLSPLKFLAQRQQREKTRWLNSPNTYLKVNVPEESWNGETSPRTKITWMKADDSSKTSGGTPIKIEDPNQFVPLNTNPSEVLEKRNKIREQNRYDLKTAGPQSQLLAGIVVDKKPSPPMQFEDDEHAPPAPPNPFSHLTEKELEEYKKTIERKQQGLEDAEQELFSDDGSSVSQIQSQTQSPQNVPEKLEENHEDLYTQNANLISVELPVVVVNGKEDAHDVEEDLTKRVSQLTTSTVESVEITIKSSEKIEETLSPEGSPSKSPSKKKKKFRTPSFLKKSKKKEKVEA
- the ADD3 gene encoding gamma-adducin isoform X4 encodes the protein MKKGNNPTGLLALQQIAEYITASSFAGFSSSSLSHGMITPINDLPGLDTSSFVKGEKLTRCKLASLYRLADLFGWAHLPNAYITVRVSKEHDHILIIPRGLSFSEASASNLVKVNILGDVVDQGSTTLSIDNAGFSPHVAIYSTRPDVRCVIHIHTPATAAVSSMKCGILPISQEALILGDVAYYNYQGSLDEQEERIQLQKVLGPSCKVLVLRNHGVVALGETLEEAFHYIFNVQLACETQVHALAGAGGIDNLLLLDLQKFKPSTHAVAATGGGGVNMASQQKWKVGEQEFEALMRMLDNLGYRTGYAYRQPLVREKPRHKSDVEIPATVTAFSFEDDTIPLSPLKFLAQRQQREKTRWLNSPNTYLKVNVPEESWNGETSPRTKITWMKADDSSKTSGGTPIKIEDPNQFVPLNTNPSEVLEKRNKIREQNRYDLKTAGPQSQLLAGIVVDKKPSPPMQFEDDEHAPPAPPNPFSHLTEKELEEYKKTIERKQQGLEENHEDLYTQNANLISVELPVVVVNGKEDAHDVEEDLTKRVSQLTTSTVESVEITIKSSEKIEETLSPEGSPSKSPSKKKKKFRTPSFLKKSKKKEKVEA